A portion of the Gasterosteus aculeatus chromosome 12, fGasAcu3.hap1.1, whole genome shotgun sequence genome contains these proteins:
- the tjp1a gene encoding tight junction protein 1 isoform X20, with protein sequence MKYQKYITVMQMAMGVTASNKDCLPTKRQLWVTPQDGDTSPSGDPGCSDRATGASGGAMAMPATSTLSLPVSQGKPSLRRIKGRIHRSKSLDSMDLLDSNSAAMEETVIWEQHTVTLHRAAGFGFGIAISGGRDNPHFQSGETSIVISDVLKGGPAEGLLQENDRVVMVNAVSMDNVEHAYAVQQLRKSGKNAKITIRRKRKVQIPVSRPGDRETMSEHEEEETDEEDGYDHGSQSAYAGASGGGTGTGRRQGRERSSSGRRDRSASRDRSVSPRSDRRSQASSAAPRPSKVTLVKSRKNEVEYGLRLASHIFVKDISPESLAARDGNIQEGDVVLKINGTVTENLSLIDAKKLIERSKGKLKMVVQRDDRATLLNIPDLDDSVASANNSDRDDISEIHSLTSDHSNRSPGRGSRSRSPDRPEPSDLLRNSPRQISNGSHRSRDEERISKPGLMSTPVKSSDDVVVSHSSDLASSRDDKLLPPLPEPKPVYAQPGQPDVDLPVSPSDAPVPSAVHDESILRPSMKLVKFKKGESVGLRLAGGNDVGIFVAGVLEDSPAAREGLEEGDQILRVNNVDFANIIREEAVLFLLDLPKGEEVTILAQKKKDVYRRIVESDVGDSFYIRTHFEYEKESPYGLSFNKGEVFRVVDTLYNGKLGSWLAIRIGKNHQEVERGIIPNKNRAEQLSSVQYTLPKTPGGDRADFWRFRGLRSSKRNLRKSREDLSAQPVQTKFPAYERVVLREAGFLRPVVLFGPIADVAREKLAREEPDVFELARSEPRDAGTDQKSSGIIRLHTIKQIIDRDKHAVLDITPNAVDRLNYAQWYPIVVFLNPDTKQGVKTMRTRLCPESRKSARKLFDRALKLRKNNHHLFTTTINLNNMNDGWFGALKESIQQQQNQLVWVSEGKADGAAEDDLDIHDDRLSYLSAPGSEYSMYSTDSRHTSDYEDTDTEGGAYTDQELDETLNDDVGPPAEPAITRSSEPVREDPPVIQEPPGYATYALQPEPLHRIDPAGFKAPVPQQMFQKDPYSVENTGRIGHSMKPATYNSQQGFHPDQPPYRDYDHPPSRYDVSSSGGGYPQPTYRNYDPNPPYENSVPHYDQWNPYNQPHSTANSQGHDPRVPYSDGPDSQYTPPLRYDEPPPQQGFDGRPRYGKPTGPGPVRYDDPPQPAPGPDMHYNQDPRLAAYPSAGHSPDPAPQRPSYNQGPTPQQKSYKPQQYDPVPVNSDPGPAPSPKADGPSSSPAEAPKSFPARDEHQEDPAMQPQSVLTRVKMFENKRSVSVDRARDAGDSSGNKAADLPLKAGGVIPKANSLSNLDQEKAFKAPGPQQPPSMVADDIVRSNNYNPDEDEDYYRKQLSYFDRLQAGPNKPQAQAPTANHYPRTESVEKSVPVEKKYEPVAQVTPSLLPAVLPKPTPEAKPPGRDDNVHTNFLPHKSFPEKSPVNGTSEHPPKTAPPANSYNRYTPKPYTTSAKPFSRMFDTPKFNHNLLPNEKPDAAPKGQSSGPVKPQIALQPQNTDPDSGLDTFTRTLEHRSKHQLNNIHAVPKAIPVSPSALDDDEDEDEGHTVVATARGVFNSNGGVLSSIETGVSIIIPQGAIPDGVEQEIYFKVCRDNSILPPLDKEKGETLLSPLVMCGPHGLKFLKPVELRLPHCDPKSWQNKSLPGDPNYLVGANCVSVLIDHF encoded by the exons AGTGCAGCAATGGAGGAAACGGTCATATGGGAACAGCACACAGTGACCCTTCACAGG GCCGCAGGATTTGGGTTTGGTATTGCCATCTCAGGTGGGCGAGACAACCCTCATTTCCAGAGTGGGGAGACCTCCATTGTGATATCTGATGTGCTGAAAGGAGGTCCTGCGGAGGGATTGTTGCA AGAAAATGATCGAGTGGTGATGGTAAATGCCGTCTCTATGGACAACGTAGAGCATGCCTACGCAGTACAGCAGCTCCGAAAGAGTGGCAAAAACGCAAAAATA ACCATTCGTCGTAAGAGGAAAGTGCAGATCCCTGTTTCTAGACCCGGGGACAGGGAGACGATGTCcgagcacgaggaggaggaaaccgATGAGGAGGATGGCTATGACCATGGTAGCCAAAGTGCCTATGCAGGAGCAAGCGGCGGCGGCACGGGTACCGGCAGGCGTCAGGGCCGCGAGCGCAGTAGCAGCGGCAGGAGGGATCGCAGTGCCTCGCGAGACAGGAGCGTCTCGCCGCGCTCTGACCGACGATCACAAGCATCCTCTGCTGCGCCAAGGCCCTCCAAGGTGACCCTGGTCAAGTCCCGCAAGAATGAAG TAGAATACGGTCTGCGATTGGCCAGCCACATCTTTGTGAAGGACATCTCTCCCGAGAGCCTTGCTGCCCGAGATGGAAACATCCAGGAGGGAGACGTTGTACTTAAG ATCAATGGCACTGTCACGGAGAACCTATCGCTAATAGATGCCAAGAAGCTGATTGAGAGGTCGAAGGGCAAGTTGAAGATGGTGGTGCAAAGAGATGACCGAGCCACGCTGCTCAACATTCCCGACCTCGACGACAGCGTCGCGTCAGCCAACAACTCCGACCGAGACG ACATTTCAGAAATACATTCTCTCACTTCGGACCATTCCAATCGATCCCCTGGGCGCGGTAGTCGATCGCGTTCGCCCGACAGGCCTGAACCGTCAGACCTTCTCCGCAACTCACCTCGGCAGATCAGCAACGGCAG CCATCGAAGTCGAGATGAGGAACGCATATCCAAACCGGGGCTCATGTCCACTCCAGTTAAAAGCTCTGATGACGTCGTTGTGTCACACTCCAGCGATCTGGCCAGTTCCAGAGATGACAAACTGTTGCCCCCGCTGCCTG AACCAAAGCCTGTTTATGCGCAGCCTGGTCAGCCCGACGTGGATCTGCCCGTCAGCCCCTCGGACGCCCCTGTGCCCAGCGCTGTTCATGATGAAAGCATCCTCAG GCCGAGTATGAAGCTGGTCAAGTTCAAGAAGGGAGAAAGTGTCGGTCTGCGGTTAGCAGGAGGGAACGATGTGGGGATTTTTGTGGCAGGTGTTTTGGAGGACAGTCCTGCAGCCAGGGAagggctggaggagggagaccAGATTCTCAGG GTGAACAATGTGGACTTTGCTAACATCATCCGGGAGGAGGCTGTGCTGTTTCTGCTGGATCTCCCGAAAGGAGAAGAAGTTACTATTttggcacaaaagaaaaaagatg tatatCGGAGGATAGTGGAATCTGATGTAGGTGACTCCTTCTACATCCGGACCCATTTTGAATATGAAAAGGAGTCACCGTACGGGCTGAGCTTTAACAAGGGCGAGGTGTTTCGTGTAGTAGACACGCTCTACAACGGCAAATTAGGCTCCTGGCTCGCCATCCGTATCGGCAAGAACCATCAGGAAGTAGAAAGGGGCATCATACCCAACAAGAACAG AGCTGAGCAGCTATCCAGTGTGCAGTACACCCTCCCCAAAACGCCAGGGGGCGACAGAGCAGACTTCTGGAGATTCCGAGGATTGCGAAGCTCCAAGAGAAATTTGCGTAAGAGCAGGGAAGACCTGTCGGCCCAACCAGTTCAGACCAAGTTCCCTGCTTACGAGAGGGTGGTGCTGAGAGAAG CTGGGTTCCTGAGGCCTGTGGTTCTGTTTGGGCCGATAGCAGACGTGGCCAGAGAGAAACTGGCCAGGGAGGAGCCAGATGTTTTTGAACTAGCGA GAAGTGAGCCCAGGGACGCAGGAACCGACCAGAAGAGCTCCGGCATCATTCGCCTGCACACCATCAAACAGATCATTGACCGG gACAAGCACGCAGTGCTGGACATCACCCCTAATGCAGTGGACCGTCTCAACTACGCTCAGTGGTATCCAATCGTGGTGTTTCTTAACCCAGACACAAAGCAGGGTGTGAAGACGATGAGGACCCGCCTTTGCCCGGAGTCTAGGAAGAGTGCCAGGAAGCTTTTCGACCGAGCCCTCAAATTAAGGAAGAACAACCACCACCTCTTCACCA CGACCATTAACTTGAACAACATGAACGATGGCTGGTTTGGCGCGCTGAAGGAATcgatccagcagcagcagaaccagcTGGTGTGGGTTTCCGAGGGCAAG GCTGACGGAGCGGCCGAGGACGACCTGGACATCCACGACGACCGCCTGTCTTACCTGTCGGCGCCGGGCAGCGAGTATTCCATGTACAGCACCGACAGCCGCCACACCTCCGACTACGAGGACACAGACACGGAGGGCGGAGCCTACACCGACCAGGAGCTGGACGAGACCCTGAACGACGACGTAGGTCCTCCCGCAGAGCCCGCCATCACCCGCTCCTCGGAGCCTGTTCGCGAGGACCCGCCCGTCATCCAGGAGCCCCCCGGCTACGCCACCTACGCGTTGCAGCCGGAGCCCCTGCACCGCATCGACCCGGCTGGATTCAAGGCACCAGTTCCGCAGCAG ATGTTTCAGAAGGATCCATACAGCGTAGAAAACACAGGGAGAATCGGTCACAGCATGAAGCCTGCGACCTACAACTCCCAGCAGGGATTTCACCCCGACCAGCCGCCATACAGAGATTACGACCACCCACCCAGTCGGTATGATGTCAGCAGCAGCGGAGGTGGTTATCCGCAACCAACGTACAGGAACTATGACCCTAACCCGCCCTACGAGAACAGTGTGCCTCATTACGACCAGTGGAACCCTTACAACCAGCCGCACTCCACCGCCAACTCCCAGGGCCACGACCCCCGCGTACCGTACAGTGATGGACCCGACTCCCAGTacacccctcccctccgctACGACGAGCCCCCGCCTCAGCAGGGATTCGACGGGCGGCCTCGCTACGGAAAACCAACAGGTCCGGGTCCCGTCCGCTACGATGATCCTCCGCAGCCAGCGCCGGGTCCCGACATGCACTACAACCAGGATCCTCGCCTGGCCGCGTACCCTTCTGCTGGCCACTCCCCAGACCCCGCCCCTCAGCGGCCTTCGTACAACCAGGGACCAACGCCGCAACAAAAGAGCTACAAGCCTCAGCAGTATGACCCTGTTCCTGTGAACTCTGACCCCGGCCCCGCACCCTCTCCCAAGGCAGACGGCCCGTCATCGTCTCCCGCGGAGGCTCCAAAGTCTTTCCCCGCCAGAGATGAGCACCAGGAGGATCCCGCCATGCAGCCACAGTCGGTCCTGACCAGGGTGAAGATGTTCGAGAACAAACGCTCGGTGTCTGTGGACAGAGCCCGAGATGCAGGGGATTCATCTGGGAACAAG GCAGCTGATTTACCTTTGAAAGCGGGTGGAGTAATCCCCAAAGCAAATTCTCTGAGCAACCTGGATCAGGAGAAGGCCTTCAA AGCCCCAGGGCCTCAGCAGCCTCCGTCCATGGTAGCTGATGACATTGTGCGCTCCAACAATTACAACCCTGATGAGGACGAGGACTACTACAGGAAACAGCTGTCTTACTTTGACAGGCTCCAGGCCGGCCCCAACAAACCCCAGGCACAAGCACCAACGGCTAACCACTACCCCAG AACGGAGTCAGTGGAGAAATCCGTTCCAGTGGAGAAAAAATATGAGCCTGTTGCCCAGGTGACGCCTTCTCTGCTGCCAGCTGTGCTGCCCAAACCCACACCCGAAG CCAAACCTCCTGGCCGAGACGACAACGTCCACACCAACTTCCTGCCTCACAAGAGTTTCCCTGAGAAGTCTCCGGTGAACGGCACTAGCGAGCATCCTCCAAAAACGGCTCCACCTGCAAACAGCTACAACCGCTACACCCCCAAGCCCTACACCACGTCAGCCAAGCCTTTTTCACGCATGTTCGACACACCCAAATTCAACCACAACCTTTTGCCCAATGAAAAGCCGGACGCTGCTCCAAAG GGCCAGAGCTCCGGCCCAGTGAAGCCTCAGATAGCCCTGCAGCCCCAGAACACAGACCCTGACAGTGGCCTGGACACCTTCACGCGCACTTTGGAGCACCGCTCCAAGCACCAACTCAACAACATCCACGCTGTGCCCAAAGCCATCCCAGTGAG TCCTAGCGCcctggatgatgatgaggatgaagatgagggcCACACAGTGGTTGCAACGGCTCGTGGTGTCTTCAACTCTAACGGCGGCGTCCTGAGCTCCATCGAGACCGGCGTCAGCATCATCATCCCACAGGGGGCCATCCCCGACGGCGTGGAGCAGGAGATCTACTTCAAGGTCTGCAGAGACAACAGCATCCTTCCGCCACTCGACAAGGAGAAAG GAGAGACTCTGCTCAGCCCTCTGGTGATGTGTGGACCTCATGGCCTCAAGTTTTTGAAGCCTGTGGAGCTGCGCTTACCTCACT GTGACCCAAAAAGCTGGCAGAACAAGTCTCTCCCCGGAGACCCCAACTACCTGGTGGGGGCCAACTGTGTTTCTGTGCTCATCGACCACTTTTAA
- the tjp1a gene encoding tight junction protein 1 isoform X3 — MKYQKYITVMQMAMGVTASNKDCLPTKRQLWVTPQDGDTSPSGDPGCSDRATGASGGAMAMPATSTLSLPVSQGKPSLRRIKGRIHRSKSLDSMDLLDSNSAAMEETVIWEQHTVTLHRAAGFGFGIAISGGRDNPHFQSGETSIVISDVLKGGPAEGLLQENDRVVMVNAVSMDNVEHAYAVQQLRKSGKNAKITIRRKRKVQIPVSRPGDRETMSEHEEEETDEEDGYDHGSQSAYAGASGGGTGTGRRQGRERSSSGRRDRSASRDRSVSPRSDRRSQASSAAPRPSKVTLVKSRKNEVEYGLRLASHIFVKDISPESLAARDGNIQEGDVVLKINGTVTENLSLIDAKKLIERSKGKLKMVVQRDDRATLLNIPDLDDSVASANNSDRDDISEIHSLTSDHSNRSPGRGSRSRSPDRPEPSDLLRNSPRQISNGSHRSRDEERISKPGLMSTPVKSSDDVVVSHSSDLASSRDDKLLPPLPEPKPVYAQPGQPDVDLPVSPSDAPVPSAVHDESILRPSMKLVKFKKGESVGLRLAGGNDVGIFVAGVLEDSPAAREGLEEGDQILRVNNVDFANIIREEAVLFLLDLPKGEEVTILAQKKKDVYRRIVESDVGDSFYIRTHFEYEKESPYGLSFNKGEVFRVVDTLYNGKLGSWLAIRIGKNHQEVERGIIPNKNRAEQLSSVQYTLPKTPGGDRADFWRFRGLRSSKRNLRKSREDLSAQPVQTKFPAYERVVLREAGFLRPVVLFGPIADVAREKLAREEPDVFELARSEPRDAGTDQKSSGIIRLHTIKQIIDRDKHAVLDITPNAVDRLNYAQWYPIVVFLNPDTKQGVKTMRTRLCPESRKSARKLFDRALKLRKNNHHLFTTTINLNNMNDGWFGALKESIQQQQNQLVWVSEGKADGAAEDDLDIHDDRLSYLSAPGSEYSMYSTDSRHTSDYEDTDTEGGAYTDQELDETLNDDVGPPAEPAITRSSEPVREDPPVIQEPPGYATYALQPEPLHRIDPAGFKAPVPQQKAEAAAVPSVPKQPEPLADTAPPAVDVTVKTVGVLSPDEAPAAPHTQPSPNPEAGSLRRPTTELAPQSVTPEPLQSGLASSEPKMFQKDPYSVENTGRIGHSMKPATYNSQQGFHPDQPPYRDYDHPPSRYDVSSSGGGYPQPTYRNYDPNPPYENSVPHYDQWNPYNQPHSTANSQGHDPRVPYSDGPDSQYTPPLRYDEPPPQQGFDGRPRYGKPTGPGPVRYDDPPQPAPGPDMHYNQDPRLAAYPSAGHSPDPAPQRPSYNQGPTPQQKSYKPQQYDPVPVNSDPGPAPSPKADGPSSSPAEAPKSFPARDEHQEDPAMQPQSVLTRVKMFENKRSVSVDRARDAGDSSGNKAADLPLKAGGVIPKANSLSNLDQEKAFKAPGPQQPPSMVADDIVRSNNYNPDEDEDYYRKQLSYFDRLQAGPNKPQAQAPTANHYPRTESVEKSVPVEKKYEPVAQVTPSLLPAVLPKPTPEAKPPGRDDNVHTNFLPHKSFPEKSPVNGTSEHPPKTAPPANSYNRYTPKPYTTSAKPFSRMFDTPKFNHNLLPNEKPDAAPKGQSSGPVKPQIALQPQNTDPDSGLDTFTRTLEHRSKHQLNNIHAVPKAIPVSPSALDDDEDEDEGHTVVATARGVFNSNGGVLSSIETGVSIIIPQGAIPDGVEQEIYFKVCRDNSILPPLDKEKGETLLSPLVMCGPHGLKFLKPVELRLPHCASMTPDGWSFALKSSDSSSGDPKSWQNKSLPGDPNYLVGANCVSVLIDHF; from the exons AGTGCAGCAATGGAGGAAACGGTCATATGGGAACAGCACACAGTGACCCTTCACAGG GCCGCAGGATTTGGGTTTGGTATTGCCATCTCAGGTGGGCGAGACAACCCTCATTTCCAGAGTGGGGAGACCTCCATTGTGATATCTGATGTGCTGAAAGGAGGTCCTGCGGAGGGATTGTTGCA AGAAAATGATCGAGTGGTGATGGTAAATGCCGTCTCTATGGACAACGTAGAGCATGCCTACGCAGTACAGCAGCTCCGAAAGAGTGGCAAAAACGCAAAAATA ACCATTCGTCGTAAGAGGAAAGTGCAGATCCCTGTTTCTAGACCCGGGGACAGGGAGACGATGTCcgagcacgaggaggaggaaaccgATGAGGAGGATGGCTATGACCATGGTAGCCAAAGTGCCTATGCAGGAGCAAGCGGCGGCGGCACGGGTACCGGCAGGCGTCAGGGCCGCGAGCGCAGTAGCAGCGGCAGGAGGGATCGCAGTGCCTCGCGAGACAGGAGCGTCTCGCCGCGCTCTGACCGACGATCACAAGCATCCTCTGCTGCGCCAAGGCCCTCCAAGGTGACCCTGGTCAAGTCCCGCAAGAATGAAG TAGAATACGGTCTGCGATTGGCCAGCCACATCTTTGTGAAGGACATCTCTCCCGAGAGCCTTGCTGCCCGAGATGGAAACATCCAGGAGGGAGACGTTGTACTTAAG ATCAATGGCACTGTCACGGAGAACCTATCGCTAATAGATGCCAAGAAGCTGATTGAGAGGTCGAAGGGCAAGTTGAAGATGGTGGTGCAAAGAGATGACCGAGCCACGCTGCTCAACATTCCCGACCTCGACGACAGCGTCGCGTCAGCCAACAACTCCGACCGAGACG ACATTTCAGAAATACATTCTCTCACTTCGGACCATTCCAATCGATCCCCTGGGCGCGGTAGTCGATCGCGTTCGCCCGACAGGCCTGAACCGTCAGACCTTCTCCGCAACTCACCTCGGCAGATCAGCAACGGCAG CCATCGAAGTCGAGATGAGGAACGCATATCCAAACCGGGGCTCATGTCCACTCCAGTTAAAAGCTCTGATGACGTCGTTGTGTCACACTCCAGCGATCTGGCCAGTTCCAGAGATGACAAACTGTTGCCCCCGCTGCCTG AACCAAAGCCTGTTTATGCGCAGCCTGGTCAGCCCGACGTGGATCTGCCCGTCAGCCCCTCGGACGCCCCTGTGCCCAGCGCTGTTCATGATGAAAGCATCCTCAG GCCGAGTATGAAGCTGGTCAAGTTCAAGAAGGGAGAAAGTGTCGGTCTGCGGTTAGCAGGAGGGAACGATGTGGGGATTTTTGTGGCAGGTGTTTTGGAGGACAGTCCTGCAGCCAGGGAagggctggaggagggagaccAGATTCTCAGG GTGAACAATGTGGACTTTGCTAACATCATCCGGGAGGAGGCTGTGCTGTTTCTGCTGGATCTCCCGAAAGGAGAAGAAGTTACTATTttggcacaaaagaaaaaagatg tatatCGGAGGATAGTGGAATCTGATGTAGGTGACTCCTTCTACATCCGGACCCATTTTGAATATGAAAAGGAGTCACCGTACGGGCTGAGCTTTAACAAGGGCGAGGTGTTTCGTGTAGTAGACACGCTCTACAACGGCAAATTAGGCTCCTGGCTCGCCATCCGTATCGGCAAGAACCATCAGGAAGTAGAAAGGGGCATCATACCCAACAAGAACAG AGCTGAGCAGCTATCCAGTGTGCAGTACACCCTCCCCAAAACGCCAGGGGGCGACAGAGCAGACTTCTGGAGATTCCGAGGATTGCGAAGCTCCAAGAGAAATTTGCGTAAGAGCAGGGAAGACCTGTCGGCCCAACCAGTTCAGACCAAGTTCCCTGCTTACGAGAGGGTGGTGCTGAGAGAAG CTGGGTTCCTGAGGCCTGTGGTTCTGTTTGGGCCGATAGCAGACGTGGCCAGAGAGAAACTGGCCAGGGAGGAGCCAGATGTTTTTGAACTAGCGA GAAGTGAGCCCAGGGACGCAGGAACCGACCAGAAGAGCTCCGGCATCATTCGCCTGCACACCATCAAACAGATCATTGACCGG gACAAGCACGCAGTGCTGGACATCACCCCTAATGCAGTGGACCGTCTCAACTACGCTCAGTGGTATCCAATCGTGGTGTTTCTTAACCCAGACACAAAGCAGGGTGTGAAGACGATGAGGACCCGCCTTTGCCCGGAGTCTAGGAAGAGTGCCAGGAAGCTTTTCGACCGAGCCCTCAAATTAAGGAAGAACAACCACCACCTCTTCACCA CGACCATTAACTTGAACAACATGAACGATGGCTGGTTTGGCGCGCTGAAGGAATcgatccagcagcagcagaaccagcTGGTGTGGGTTTCCGAGGGCAAG GCTGACGGAGCGGCCGAGGACGACCTGGACATCCACGACGACCGCCTGTCTTACCTGTCGGCGCCGGGCAGCGAGTATTCCATGTACAGCACCGACAGCCGCCACACCTCCGACTACGAGGACACAGACACGGAGGGCGGAGCCTACACCGACCAGGAGCTGGACGAGACCCTGAACGACGACGTAGGTCCTCCCGCAGAGCCCGCCATCACCCGCTCCTCGGAGCCTGTTCGCGAGGACCCGCCCGTCATCCAGGAGCCCCCCGGCTACGCCACCTACGCGTTGCAGCCGGAGCCCCTGCACCGCATCGACCCGGCTGGATTCAAGGCACCAGTTCCGCAGCAG AAAGCAGAGGCCGCTGCCGTCCCTAGCGTCCCCAAGCAGCCTGAGCCCCTGGCTGACACAGCCCCCCCCGCTGTCGACGTTACTGTAAAAACTGTAGGGGTTCTGAGCCCTGACGaggctcctgcagctcctcacaCCCAGCCAAGCCCCAACCCAGAGGCTGGCTCTCTTAGGAGGCCCACCACTGAGCTAGCTCCTCAGAGCGTCACACCAGAACCTCTACAATCTGGACTGGCCAGTTCAGAACCAAAG ATGTTTCAGAAGGATCCATACAGCGTAGAAAACACAGGGAGAATCGGTCACAGCATGAAGCCTGCGACCTACAACTCCCAGCAGGGATTTCACCCCGACCAGCCGCCATACAGAGATTACGACCACCCACCCAGTCGGTATGATGTCAGCAGCAGCGGAGGTGGTTATCCGCAACCAACGTACAGGAACTATGACCCTAACCCGCCCTACGAGAACAGTGTGCCTCATTACGACCAGTGGAACCCTTACAACCAGCCGCACTCCACCGCCAACTCCCAGGGCCACGACCCCCGCGTACCGTACAGTGATGGACCCGACTCCCAGTacacccctcccctccgctACGACGAGCCCCCGCCTCAGCAGGGATTCGACGGGCGGCCTCGCTACGGAAAACCAACAGGTCCGGGTCCCGTCCGCTACGATGATCCTCCGCAGCCAGCGCCGGGTCCCGACATGCACTACAACCAGGATCCTCGCCTGGCCGCGTACCCTTCTGCTGGCCACTCCCCAGACCCCGCCCCTCAGCGGCCTTCGTACAACCAGGGACCAACGCCGCAACAAAAGAGCTACAAGCCTCAGCAGTATGACCCTGTTCCTGTGAACTCTGACCCCGGCCCCGCACCCTCTCCCAAGGCAGACGGCCCGTCATCGTCTCCCGCGGAGGCTCCAAAGTCTTTCCCCGCCAGAGATGAGCACCAGGAGGATCCCGCCATGCAGCCACAGTCGGTCCTGACCAGGGTGAAGATGTTCGAGAACAAACGCTCGGTGTCTGTGGACAGAGCCCGAGATGCAGGGGATTCATCTGGGAACAAG GCAGCTGATTTACCTTTGAAAGCGGGTGGAGTAATCCCCAAAGCAAATTCTCTGAGCAACCTGGATCAGGAGAAGGCCTTCAA AGCCCCAGGGCCTCAGCAGCCTCCGTCCATGGTAGCTGATGACATTGTGCGCTCCAACAATTACAACCCTGATGAGGACGAGGACTACTACAGGAAACAGCTGTCTTACTTTGACAGGCTCCAGGCCGGCCCCAACAAACCCCAGGCACAAGCACCAACGGCTAACCACTACCCCAG AACGGAGTCAGTGGAGAAATCCGTTCCAGTGGAGAAAAAATATGAGCCTGTTGCCCAGGTGACGCCTTCTCTGCTGCCAGCTGTGCTGCCCAAACCCACACCCGAAG CCAAACCTCCTGGCCGAGACGACAACGTCCACACCAACTTCCTGCCTCACAAGAGTTTCCCTGAGAAGTCTCCGGTGAACGGCACTAGCGAGCATCCTCCAAAAACGGCTCCACCTGCAAACAGCTACAACCGCTACACCCCCAAGCCCTACACCACGTCAGCCAAGCCTTTTTCACGCATGTTCGACACACCCAAATTCAACCACAACCTTTTGCCCAATGAAAAGCCGGACGCTGCTCCAAAG GGCCAGAGCTCCGGCCCAGTGAAGCCTCAGATAGCCCTGCAGCCCCAGAACACAGACCCTGACAGTGGCCTGGACACCTTCACGCGCACTTTGGAGCACCGCTCCAAGCACCAACTCAACAACATCCACGCTGTGCCCAAAGCCATCCCAGTGAG TCCTAGCGCcctggatgatgatgaggatgaagatgagggcCACACAGTGGTTGCAACGGCTCGTGGTGTCTTCAACTCTAACGGCGGCGTCCTGAGCTCCATCGAGACCGGCGTCAGCATCATCATCCCACAGGGGGCCATCCCCGACGGCGTGGAGCAGGAGATCTACTTCAAGGTCTGCAGAGACAACAGCATCCTTCCGCCACTCGACAAGGAGAAAG GAGAGACTCTGCTCAGCCCTCTGGTGATGTGTGGACCTCATGGCCTCAAGTTTTTGAAGCCTGTGGAGCTGCGCTTACCTCACTGTGCGTCTATGACCCCAGATGGTTGGTCTTTTGCTCTAAAATCCTCCGACTCCTCGTCGG GTGACCCAAAAAGCTGGCAGAACAAGTCTCTCCCCGGAGACCCCAACTACCTGGTGGGGGCCAACTGTGTTTCTGTGCTCATCGACCACTTTTAA